GGAAGTAGAGCGTCTTCCCGACCGGGAAGTTCACGATCACGTCGAACGTCTGGCCTGGCAGCTGGAGCATGTCGCTCGCGGGCGGCAAGTTGGGGATCCCCGGGTTGCTGTCGGCGAGAAAGTGGACGTTGTGCACGCCGACCTGCAGCGTGAAGCGGAGCACATCGCCGGGATGCGCCTCGATCTCGGCGGGTTCATAACGGTTGCTGGTGCCATCGGTGATCATCTGGATCTCGATCACCTTGCCGGTCGCGGCGGGCGCGGTCGGTGCTGCGGGGGCAGCATCACCAGCGGGAGCCGCATCCTTCGCGCCACCACAGGCGGCGAGCAGGAGGGCGACGAGGGCAAGAGTGCGGGGGGTCATCGTCATGGTCAGATCCTTTCGGGTTACGAAGTCAGAAGTCTTTGCGGGCGAAGCTTCGCGCCGCAATCACGCAGGGAACCACCAGCCACAGGGCGAGCAACGACACCAGCATCACGCGGCCACCGCTGCTCCCCAGGCTCCGCTGCACCACCGCCCCGGTGTAGCCGAGGAGAGCGGCGGCGTCGCTGCCGAGGAGGAGGAGGACCCGCGCGAGATCGAACGGATTGAGGGCGAGCATGACCAGCATCGGCAGCTCGATGGGACGATCGCCGAAGAGCAGCGCCAACAGCAGCAGCACCCCATCCCAGAGCACCGCCGTCACCAGCCAGACCCCGAGCGCAATCCCCAGCGCCCGCACCTTGTCGTCGGCCCCGAGCGCGATCACGAAGGCCAGTGCGGTGGAAAGCATGGCGAGCCCAGCGGCAGCGCCAGCCAGCGCCAGCATCGGCACCAGGGCGTCGCCCAGGAGCATGCCGTGCCAGAGGAACGGCGCGAGCAGCCCGACCACCACCACCGCCGCCAACGGCAGCGCAGTGCCGAGGTAGAGCGCGACGAAGAGCGTGCGGCGGGCAATAGGCTGTGCCAGCAGCAGCTCGGTCATCTCGCGCGCATGGTGGACCTGCATCGTGCCGACCACCAGTCCGATCAACGGCGTGAGGATCAACACCACGTCGAGCAGCGAGACGCGCGTCGTGGCGCCGCCGCCACTGAAGCGCAGCAGCAGCTCGCCGATCAGCAGCAGCGTGGCGAGGAGACCGACCAGCCAGCGACCACGGAGGGCGTCACGCAGTACGGGTGGCAGGACGCGGAGGGCGGTGTTCATGCGACCGCCAGGCGGACGCCGCCGCCGAGGAGCCGCGCGACCGCGCGTTCGAGCGTCCGCTCGCCGGTGCCATGCGTCAGCGCCTTCACCGCACCCGCCCACGCCGCCTTCCCCTCGACGAGGAAGAGGACATCGTCGGCCAGCTCTTCGAGTTCCGGCAGGACGTGCGAAGTGATCAGCACCGTCGTGCCCCGCGCCCGCTCGGCGAGGATCCGGTCCTTGAGTACCCGCGCTGCGAGCGGATCAAGACCGGCCGTCGGTTCATCGAGGATGAGCAGCTTCGGCGCAAAGGCGAAGGCCAACACGGCATTGATCTTCTGCCGCGTCCCGCCGGAGAGTTCGCCAAGCGGCCGACGCATCGTGGCACCGAGGTCGAACGCCTCGGCCAGCGAGAGATCGGGCTGCGTTGTGCCGCCGCGCAGCGCAGTCACCATCGTCATCAGATCGCTGCCGCGCAGGTGCGCCGGGAAGTGGACGATCTGCGGCATGTAGCCGATCTGCGCCCGGTATTCAGGGCCGCCATCCAGGATCACGCCGTCGATGGCGACCTGCCCGGCCGTTGGCCGCGCGAGCCCCAGCAGCACCTTGAGGAAGGTGGTCTTCCCCGCGCCGTTCGGTCCGACGAGCGCGGTGATCCGCCCCGTCCTGATCTCGGCGTCGAGCCCGGCCAGCACCGTGCGCCGACCAAACCGCTTCACCACCCCACGCGTGACGATCATTCGCTCCCCCTGCCCCGCGACACGCGCGGGGCGCGGTCGACGACCTGCGCCGGCGTCAGTGCCGGCACCACCCGCTCCGCCGCATCGAGCACCCGGACAAAGAGCGCCCGCTGCAGCATCAGCGCCGCCGGGGCCCGCTCCACGAGCAGCGCGAAGAGCCGCACCGGATGGTGCGGCACGTCGCCGGTGCCGTCGTGGTCGAGGTCCCAACCGCGATACGCATCCCACCAGTTGCCGACAAACTCGGCATCGACCGTGCGCGCATTCACCGCGACGTCGAAGGTGTTGCCGGCGAAGTGATTGTCCGTGAAGCGCCCACCGCTGGTACTCGCCAGCAGCCGCACCGCCCAGCCGTTGCCGGTGAAGTGATTGCCGCTGGCCTCCAATCGCTCGGCGCCGTCGGCCAGCAATCCGGTGGTGTTGCCGGTGAAGTCGTTGCCGATGAGCGTGACGTCGGCGATCTCCTTCAACAGCAGCCCGTAGGCCGTGGCACCACGATTGGCGAGGAAGTGATTCTGCGCCATCCGCACCACGTGCGAGTACATCACCGCCACGCCGCTGCCGTTGTGCTGGAAGCGGTTTCCCTCGTACGCCGAGGAGTCGGAATACATGAAGTGGAGGCCGTAGCGGAAGTTCCGCTCGCTCACGTTGCGCCGCACGGCGGCGTGGCGAGTGAACTCCAGATAGATCCCGTCGCGATGGCCGCTGACCCGGTTGTCCTCGATCGTCAGATTGCGCGACCCCCAGGAATGGATCGCGTTGCCTGTGGCCGTTTCGGTGGAGGGGCGCCCCGTCACCACGTTGCGCCGCACCACGCAGCCCTCGGTCTGGGCCAGGTAGATCGCGAAGAAGGTGTCGTCGAAGCGACTGTCTTCGATGGTGCAGCTCGAGGCGCTGTCGACGTGCACCGCCGCGCGGTCCTCGTGGTACGAGCGGCCGGTGTTGCGGAAGGTGAGGCCGCGCAGCGTCACGTACGGCGCGCGGATCACCACGATCTCGTGCGACCCCTCGCCGTCGAGGATTGCGCCGGCGTCACCGACGAGTGTCACCGGCCGGTCCAGCTGGAGCACGGGCCCGCGCCACACCCCGGCCGCCACCCGCACCGTGCCGCCATCAGGCGCCGCCGCGACCGCCGCCGCAATGCTGCGGTAGGGTCCGTCCGGCGCCACCAGCAGCGGCCCCTGCACGGCGAGGAGCGCGGCGAGGATCAGCATGTCAGTGCCCGCCCGCGTGGGCGGTGGTGGTCTGCATTCCTTCCTTCGCAACGGTGGCACGGACCTCGTCCCATGTCAGCGCCGGCCCATCCCAGTCGGTGCGGCCCGCGGCCTTCGCCACGGCAACAAAGCCCTTCCCCATCGGAGACTTCCCCGTGGCGGTCCGATGGAAGCGCAGCTCTGCGACCGGGTAGAGCGTCCCGGGTGCCGACGCATCGGCAATCCAGACGCCGCGCGGCGGCTCCGGCTGGGCATCGGTCCACGCGGCGAGGCATTCGATCGAATCGAAGTGGAGCGTCCGCCCACCGCTGGTGATCGCGGCGGCGCCAAAGCGCTGATCGCTCACCGTCATCCGGCAGAAGTCGCAGTTGTCGACATCCCAGGCCATCGAGGGCGTCGACGGGGCACAGCTCATCAACCCCAGGACGGCAACGAGCGCAGTGGCCGCGGCAGCATGGCGGATCACGCGGCCTCCACCCGGCGGCGCGTCCCGACCCAGACGCCCGCCGCGAGCAGGAAGGAGACGCCGAGCGCGATGGCGCCGAGGCCGGGCCACGCGGTGGCGGTGAAGTTGAGCAACTGCTTGGAGCCGATGATCGGCGGCTGATAGCTCATCCCCGGCACGATGATGATCGCGTGCTCCATGTCGAGGTTGTGGCCGTAGTCGTATTCCCAGCGCCAGAAGTCCCAGAGGCCCACCGCGCCGAGCAGCGCGAAGACGGCCAGCCAGACCAGGATGCCGCGGCGCGATCCGCGCGCCGCGACGCCCAGCCCGGCCAGCACCAGCGCACCGATCAGGTACGGCATGTAGACCAGCTCGGGAATCGCCGACGGCGTGATCGGCTGCATCCCGATGTAGTGATTGAGCCCGTTGATGTTGTCGAGGTCGTGTTCCTTGATCCCCGTGACGGTGTGGGCATAGATGCGGAGGCCCAGCCCCTCGGGGTACTGCGGCGCCCCGAGGCGCACCTCCCACAGCGGCGACACCAAGGCCACCAGGCCGAGGAGGGCCGCAACCGCCAACAGGAGGCGCGCTCGGGTGCTCATCTCAGCGCCCGCCGGCCGGCATCTTCATTCCGGCATGCGGGTTGGCACCGGCGGGCAATGCCGCCGCCCGTGCCTGCTGCGTGGC
The DNA window shown above is from Gemmatimonadota bacterium and carries:
- a CDS encoding ABC transporter permease subunit, encoding MNTALRVLPPVLRDALRGRWLVGLLATLLLIGELLLRFSGGGATTRVSLLDVVLILTPLIGLVVGTMQVHHAREMTELLLAQPIARRTLFVALYLGTALPLAAVVVVGLLAPFLWHGMLLGDALVPMLALAGAAAGLAMLSTALAFVIALGADDKVRALGIALGVWLVTAVLWDGVLLLLALLFGDRPIELPMLVMLALNPFDLARVLLLLGSDAAALLGYTGAVVQRSLGSSGGRVMLVSLLALWLVVPCVIAARSFARKDF
- a CDS encoding nitrous oxide reductase family maturation protein NosD translates to MLILAALLAVQGPLLVAPDGPYRSIAAAVAAAPDGGTVRVAAGVWRGPVLQLDRPVTLVGDAGAILDGEGSHEIVVIRAPYVTLRGLTFRNTGRSYHEDRAAVHVDSASSCTIEDSRFDDTFFAIYLAQTEGCVVRRNVVTGRPSTETATGNAIHSWGSRNLTIEDNRVSGHRDGIYLEFTRHAAVRRNVSERNFRYGLHFMYSDSSAYEGNRFQHNGSGVAVMYSHVVRMAQNHFLANRGATAYGLLLKEIADVTLIGNDFTGNTTGLLADGAERLEASGNHFTGNGWAVRLLASTSGGRFTDNHFAGNTFDVAVNARTVDAEFVGNWWDAYRGWDLDHDGTGDVPHHPVRLFALLVERAPAALMLQRALFVRVLDAAERVVPALTPAQVVDRAPRVSRGRGSE
- a CDS encoding ABC transporter ATP-binding protein — its product is MIVTRGVVKRFGRRTVLAGLDAEIRTGRITALVGPNGAGKTTFLKVLLGLARPTAGQVAIDGVILDGGPEYRAQIGYMPQIVHFPAHLRGSDLMTMVTALRGGTTQPDLSLAEAFDLGATMRRPLGELSGGTRQKINAVLAFAFAPKLLILDEPTAGLDPLAARVLKDRILAERARGTTVLITSHVLPELEELADDVLFLVEGKAAWAGAVKALTHGTGERTLERAVARLLGGGVRLAVA